The following DNA comes from Aspergillus oryzae RIB40 DNA, Q47Con0163.
ttcctccccagccaCCGAACGTCACCAGAATCGCCTCGGACGCCTCGACTCCTACATAAGCTGTCTGATAGACCTTACACCCGTGGTGGAGAGGCATATATACTCCTTGCAGTGCAAGACGGAAGCTCAATATGTTCCGATTGAGACTACTTTTCGTTTGTCTCATCGTGCGCAACCCTACGCCATGCGTATTCGCGACCGGTCGGTGTCCTTACCGGTTCCATTTCTCCCATACTGACATCTACGCAAGATTTGCAAACGCACCTACCTCTCTTGTAGAGCGATTGGCAGAAGCTAACTTGCAAAGATCAATCCGGCTTCGaacgcaagaagaagagaaggaagaagtgGACGACCACACGAATCATGACTCCGGTCTTGGGACATCTATTCCTACAATGTCGCAGTATGCTGCTACTGTCGCTTCCCATACTTCATTCCTCTCGGtcgctggagaagaagcccttGGTCGCCCCCGAGTTCCCCCTCTACCGCAGGAAGGCGGACGTCCATTTCGATGCGATTACTGTCACAGGACCATCTCAATGCGAAACCGAATAGAGTGGAAGTACGTGTATAAAAAGGTTGGAGCTGAAAAGCCCTGTTATACTGACTAAATAGGATGCATGTCTTTGCTGATTTGGAGTCGTACATTTGCACACACGAGGACTGCAGGGACGTATTCAAAACATTCCCAACCCGTCAACTATGGGCAGATCACGAATTCAATGCGCACTTTACTCTGATTCGATGGCGTTGCTTCATATGCAGCATCGCACTCAACACTGCGGAACGCTTTGTTGAACATTTGGCTCAAGAGCATGGTAGTGTACTAACAGGTCACTGCGTCACGGCCGCAACTTCAGAAGCGCGAGAGACAGTCCTGACACCTGGGTTCGGGAACTACAAGTGCCTGTTATGCTTACAGGATGGTTGGCATACCAGGAAAGGATACACGACTCATGTCGGGCGGCATCTAGAGGAGATATCTCTGGCATGTCTCCCgagagatgaggaagacagtAGTGACGATGACTTGGATACAAACATATCCCACGCCCTCAgcgatgttgatgagccTACTTCCACCTCTGGAGAAAGCTATGGGGTTGATGCGAATTCTACAGCCCTGACACCGGCGCCTCAGGGTAATCCTTGTATTGCTACAGACGCCAAGATCGAGCTGGGTGTCCACCGAATGGCGGAGGCCACTTTGCcacaggagaaggaagctgtgGAGAAAAATGCTCCACCACATACGTCGCACCCCAGAGGTTACCTCGGAAGAGCGAAGGAGGGGATGTATGTATTTGGATCCACAGAAGCTGAGCCAGGCATGGCGACAACCGAACCCTCCGAGGTTGGGTATGGGTCTCTACCAACCAGTCACTGGTCTGTTCATGAGCAACGCGATTTCCCTCGCCTGCTAGCACACTTTGGCCGTGACTTCGAGGGCATCTCGAATTTCATGAAGTCCAAGACGCCGGTTATGGTAAAAATCGCAAACCTGAGTTTGATCTCGATGTTTACAAGGTTAACGCTAATCTGTAC
Coding sequences within:
- a CDS encoding SANT/Myb-like DNA-binding domain-containing protein (predicted protein); protein product: MKTKAETTDILDDWVVSRIDHSYENPNFGFVETLYQTCSAALKSTLKKDIASIQFWEENFPVGHLDTILAESSGLKIRVLENLRGIGKILIAFFTDYDEVIFSTQNERNPECNFANDLLIQVEKAALMLDVEEKSERSSDDETDDDSSPATERIYTPCSARRKLNMFRLRLLFVCLIVRNPTPCVFATGRCPYRFHFSHTDIYARFANAPTSLVERLAEANLQRSIRLRTQEEEKEEVDDHTNHDSGLGTSIPTMSQYAATVASHTSFLSVAGEEALGRPRVPPLPQEGGRPFRCDYCHRTISMRNRIEWKMHVFADLESYICTHEDCRDVFKTFPTRQLWADHEFNAHFTLIRWRCFICSIALNTAERFVEHLAQEHGSVLTGHCVTAATSEARETVLTPGFGNYKCLLCLQDGWHTRKGYTTHVGRHLEEISLACLPRDEEDSSDDDLDTNISHALSDVDEPTSTSGESYGVDANSTALTPAPQGNPCIATDAKIELGVHRMAEATLPQEKEAVEKNAPPHTSHPRGYLGRAKEGMYVFGSTEAEPGMATTEPSEVGYGSLPTSHWSVHEQRDFPRLLAHFGRDFEGISNFMKSKTPVMVKNYYQRRLDSGNRYFEETALTAEERKSRGEPTGPLPVLNAAPMRHYGATRSTIAPHPPAPHGHTRAPAGSMTGGILALKPSAEGSPRKCVIFVQCNKSIVIVEQQHITRLVEK